In Alkalihalobacillus sp. TS-13, the following are encoded in one genomic region:
- a CDS encoding sigma-54-dependent Fis family transcriptional regulator, which translates to MLDQLKYIDGITIIDTSGTILFTVKFNPRFHTEIDENEKIIGQNLFSAFPLLDERSSTLLNVMKTGKPIFRAKQSIVDFRGIEKETTNVSLPIKAHGKIIGSIELSMDISQSEHFPRSVIEIDSSSFDSRQLKKRINPERAVYSFEDIVTNDEVMTQLKESARKFASGDSSVFIYGETGTGKELFAHAIHNASGRSVKPYITQNCAALPESLIESILFGTKRGSFTGAEDNPGLFELADGGTLFLDEINSMPIHLQAKLLRVLEDGYVRRLGDTKLRKVDVRIITASNIHPSQCVRDGSLRQDLYFRLGVMTLAIPPLRERKKDIPLLVDYFVSKLNKGHDKNIAHISRNSLEVLLGYDWPGNVRELENVIEYALNQADPCEDTLQYNHLEQQIKHLMNIQQSFSSTKIKPLKDEIANLEKARIEQAILLTGGNVSKAARMLEIPRQTLQNKMNHYRIN; encoded by the coding sequence ATGCTGGACCAGTTAAAATATATAGACGGCATAACGATTATTGATACATCAGGAACGATTTTATTCACCGTTAAATTCAATCCGAGGTTTCACACGGAGATTGATGAAAACGAGAAGATCATCGGTCAAAACCTTTTTTCTGCTTTTCCTTTACTAGATGAACGATCCAGCACCCTTCTAAATGTGATGAAAACCGGTAAGCCGATTTTCCGTGCTAAACAAAGTATTGTTGATTTCAGAGGAATTGAAAAAGAAACCACAAATGTTTCATTACCGATAAAAGCCCATGGGAAAATAATCGGGTCGATCGAACTTTCAATGGACATAAGCCAATCAGAGCATTTTCCCCGTTCCGTTATAGAGATTGATTCAAGCTCATTTGATAGCAGACAGTTAAAAAAGAGGATTAACCCTGAAAGAGCGGTTTATTCTTTTGAAGATATCGTGACCAATGATGAAGTGATGACTCAATTGAAGGAATCTGCAAGGAAGTTTGCAAGTGGGGATTCTTCCGTTTTTATATACGGGGAAACAGGGACAGGCAAAGAATTGTTTGCACATGCAATACACAATGCGAGTGGACGTTCTGTAAAACCATACATTACACAGAATTGCGCTGCACTCCCAGAGAGTTTAATTGAAAGTATTCTGTTTGGCACAAAACGAGGAAGTTTTACAGGTGCTGAGGACAATCCGGGCTTGTTTGAACTGGCTGACGGAGGAACCCTGTTCCTTGACGAGATAAATTCGATGCCCATTCACCTTCAGGCAAAACTGTTAAGGGTATTGGAGGATGGTTACGTCCGTAGGCTAGGGGACACAAAGCTGAGGAAGGTTGATGTCAGGATCATTACGGCATCTAATATACACCCATCTCAATGCGTAAGGGATGGAAGTTTACGTCAAGATCTTTATTTCCGACTCGGGGTTATGACGCTGGCGATTCCTCCATTACGTGAAAGGAAAAAAGACATACCTTTGTTGGTTGATTATTTTGTGAGTAAATTAAATAAAGGCCATGACAAGAATATTGCTCATATTTCAAGAAATTCTCTTGAAGTTTTACTGGGCTATGATTGGCCAGGAAATGTCAGGGAGCTTGAAAATGTGATCGAATACGCTTTAAATCAGGCTGATCCTTGTGAAGATACTTTACAATACAACCATTTGGAACAGCAAATCAAGCATTTGATGAATATCCAACAATCGTTTTCGTCTACCAAAATCAAACCATTGAAAGATGAGATTGCGAATTTAGAAAAGGCTAGAATTGAACAAGCTATCCTTCTAACCGGCGGAAATGTATCCAAAGCCGCCAGGATGCTTGAGATTCCTCGACAAACATTACAGAATAAAATGAACCACTATCGAATCAACTAA
- a CDS encoding endospore germination permease, whose protein sequence is MLDNQKISVRQFRILVILFTIGTSILIVPATLASEAKQDAWIAAILGVGMGLLVIFLYNKLALMFPDMTFVQMNQRVLGKWLGKMVSIIFFSMTFAYTSALLFYAGNFFITEIMPETPLGSLVILIGIIMVMAVRYGLETFARSAEILILTFFILFICLVFFVSPEIEVENIQPVFDVELKPLLRASIFLVVTSTINAVVLLMIFPANVNQPKEAQKSFLIGSLIGGLVMIIITLLGILVLGPFDSANQIYPGYKLTKKINIGNFLTRIDAIMAGLWMITIYFKLVLYFYASVLGFTQIMEIKDYRPFTLPLGMIAIVLSLIVYPNVVYQQEWDTETANAFSLSVGLFLPLLLLVVAVFRKKMGKKKTI, encoded by the coding sequence GTGTTAGATAACCAAAAAATATCGGTCCGTCAATTCAGGATATTGGTCATTTTGTTTACCATCGGCACGTCCATTTTGATTGTTCCAGCAACGCTGGCCTCCGAGGCGAAACAAGATGCTTGGATTGCAGCGATCCTCGGTGTTGGAATGGGTTTGTTAGTTATATTTTTATACAATAAACTAGCTCTCATGTTTCCTGATATGACCTTTGTGCAGATGAATCAAAGGGTTTTAGGTAAATGGTTAGGGAAAATGGTATCCATCATATTTTTTTCAATGACCTTTGCCTATACTTCTGCCCTTCTATTTTATGCTGGCAATTTCTTTATTACAGAAATCATGCCAGAAACGCCGCTTGGGTCCCTTGTAATCCTTATAGGTATCATAATGGTGATGGCAGTACGATATGGTCTGGAAACATTTGCACGATCAGCAGAGATTTTGATCCTGACTTTCTTTATCTTATTTATCTGCCTAGTGTTTTTCGTCAGTCCCGAAATTGAAGTTGAAAACATACAGCCTGTGTTTGATGTAGAGTTAAAACCTTTGCTTCGGGCAAGTATTTTTTTGGTCGTGACATCAACGATAAATGCGGTTGTTTTATTGATGATTTTTCCAGCCAATGTCAATCAGCCGAAAGAAGCTCAAAAATCTTTTTTGATCGGAAGTTTGATTGGCGGGCTGGTAATGATCATCATTACTCTGCTGGGTATTTTGGTTCTTGGCCCTTTTGATTCAGCAAATCAAATTTATCCGGGCTATAAGTTGACCAAAAAGATCAATATCGGTAATTTTTTGACACGGATCGATGCAATCATGGCCGGATTATGGATGATTACCATCTATTTCAAGCTGGTCCTTTATTTTTACGCTTCTGTTTTAGGGTTTACACAAATTATGGAAATAAAAGATTATCGCCCTTTCACTTTGCCTTTAGGGATGATTGCCATCGTCCTTTCTCTTATCGTCTATCCTAATGTGGTTTATCAACAAGAGTGGGATACAGAAACGGCAAACGCTTTTTCATTATCTGTAGGATTATTTTTACCCTTATTGCTGTTAGTAGTGGCAGTGTTTCGAAAAAAAATGGGCAAGAAAAAAACCATTTGA
- a CDS encoding alanine dehydrogenase → MKIGVLKEVKSGESRVVLTPNEVKQLSRKGHSVLVEKDAGLQAGFPDPSYLKAGAEIVQRAKEIFDQADLVVKVKEVSPEEYSLLQPGQIVFSCLHPAANKEEVDALLEKEVVAITAEDTHRFGSPNCEVAGKLGALMGIQYLLTPNGGSGKLVGGIGGVPGIQALVLGGGIVGKSAVDVLASLRAQVRLLDINIGVLREAQFLFPKNVTTGFSNQETIREILPNMDLVINCVKWPKQRTDHLITRDMISTMQKGSVIVDISADVGGAIETYRPTTFEEPIYTVEGVIHFGVDNIPGAVPNTASIAYAASVFPYIQSIADKGVEQALRDDEYLRGGLTIYKGKLTHEETGLVQKRQWVKPEELLK, encoded by the coding sequence GTGAAAATCGGAGTTTTAAAGGAAGTTAAAAGTGGAGAATCACGTGTCGTTTTGACACCAAACGAAGTGAAGCAATTGTCTCGTAAAGGTCATTCTGTATTGGTGGAAAAAGATGCGGGACTCCAGGCGGGATTTCCCGATCCCTCTTACCTGAAGGCAGGGGCAGAGATTGTACAGCGGGCAAAAGAGATTTTCGATCAAGCCGATCTTGTTGTAAAAGTGAAGGAAGTCAGCCCCGAAGAGTATTCTCTTCTTCAACCAGGGCAAATCGTTTTCTCATGTCTGCATCCTGCGGCAAACAAAGAAGAGGTTGATGCGTTGCTTGAAAAGGAAGTTGTTGCGATTACAGCAGAGGATACTCACCGTTTCGGATCGCCAAATTGTGAAGTGGCAGGAAAGCTGGGTGCATTGATGGGAATTCAATACCTTCTTACGCCAAACGGTGGATCAGGAAAATTAGTAGGGGGGATAGGAGGCGTTCCCGGTATCCAAGCGTTGGTGCTAGGAGGAGGAATCGTCGGAAAAAGTGCGGTTGACGTCCTCGCTTCATTGAGGGCACAAGTAAGGTTACTGGATATTAATATTGGCGTTTTGCGGGAAGCTCAGTTTCTTTTTCCTAAAAATGTGACGACTGGATTTTCGAATCAAGAAACCATTAGGGAAATTTTACCGAACATGGACCTTGTCATCAACTGTGTAAAATGGCCGAAACAACGAACAGACCATCTGATTACAAGGGATATGATCAGTACGATGCAAAAGGGGTCTGTGATTGTAGATATCAGTGCAGACGTGGGAGGAGCAATTGAAACCTATCGACCAACAACGTTTGAAGAACCGATTTATACGGTAGAAGGGGTTATCCATTTTGGGGTGGACAATATACCAGGCGCTGTTCCAAACACAGCGTCCATCGCGTATGCTGCCTCTGTTTTCCCGTATATTCAATCGATTGCCGATAAAGGGGTTGAACAAGCCTTGCGTGATGATGAATATCTTCGAGGAGGGCTTACAATATACAAGGGCAAGCTGACCCATGAAGAAACAGGTCTTGTTCAAAAGCGACAATGGGTGAAACCAGAAGAGTTGTTGAAATGA
- a CDS encoding Ger(x)C family spore germination protein: MKRTISLFIIIFLLLNLLTGCWNRRELNELAITVAMAVDKSDEEYVVSTQVVNPGQVAAKQGGGQKSPVTLYQEKGDTVFEAIRRMTTGTARKLYFPHLRILVISEELAEEGIGETLDFISRDHELRTDFYIIIAKDTKAENVLKVTTGLEDIPANKLFTSLETSEKSWAPSVAITLDELTAEIVSEGIHPNLTGVHVIGENKKVGEMMENVQGIDADVKLKYGGMAVFKDDKLIGWLNEKESKAVSYVQGKVKSTIGEVSCPEGKGKVGVEVTRTKVDLKGKVEDGSPKGTVKIQVEGNVGDVQCKKLDLTKTKTIDELEKKSEKQIKEIIESAIATAKEEFEVDLFGFGEAIHRSNPDYWKKAKKNWDERFTDMPIEVKADVKIRRLGTIGNSPLEKIKD, encoded by the coding sequence ATGAAAAGAACAATCAGTTTATTCATCATCATTTTCCTTTTGCTAAATCTTTTGACGGGTTGTTGGAACCGGCGGGAGCTGAATGAACTGGCCATCACGGTTGCGATGGCAGTGGATAAATCGGATGAGGAGTATGTTGTTTCAACTCAGGTTGTCAATCCAGGTCAAGTAGCTGCTAAACAAGGAGGAGGTCAGAAATCACCAGTTACACTATATCAAGAAAAAGGAGACACGGTCTTTGAAGCGATAAGAAGAATGACTACGGGTACAGCTAGAAAACTTTACTTTCCTCATCTCCGAATTCTTGTAATAAGTGAGGAGTTAGCCGAAGAAGGAATTGGAGAAACATTAGATTTTATATCAAGGGATCACGAATTGCGAACAGACTTTTACATTATCATTGCGAAAGATACAAAGGCAGAGAATGTATTGAAAGTGACGACAGGATTAGAAGATATTCCTGCAAACAAGCTGTTTACATCTCTTGAAACGTCCGAGAAATCATGGGCTCCTTCAGTGGCAATTACATTGGATGAACTGACCGCGGAAATCGTGAGTGAGGGAATACATCCCAACTTAACAGGAGTCCATGTAATAGGGGAAAATAAAAAAGTAGGGGAAATGATGGAGAATGTTCAAGGAATTGATGCTGATGTCAAATTGAAATATGGCGGGATGGCCGTGTTTAAAGATGATAAACTAATCGGGTGGTTGAATGAAAAGGAGAGTAAAGCGGTCAGCTATGTCCAAGGCAAGGTAAAAAGTACAATTGGTGAAGTGTCTTGTCCAGAAGGAAAAGGGAAAGTAGGAGTTGAGGTGACTCGCACAAAAGTTGATTTAAAAGGGAAGGTTGAAGATGGTTCACCAAAGGGGACGGTAAAAATTCAGGTGGAAGGGAATGTTGGTGATGTTCAATGCAAAAAGCTTGATTTGACGAAAACGAAAACGATTGATGAATTGGAAAAAAAATCAGAAAAACAAATCAAGGAAATAATTGAATCAGCCATCGCGACAGCCAAGGAAGAATTCGAAGTCGATCTTTTTGGCTTTGGGGAGGCAATCCACCGTTCAAATCCTGACTATTGGAAAAAGGCAAAGAAAAATTGGGACGAAAGATTTACGGACATGCCAATAGAGGTGAAAGCAGATGTAAAGATTCGACGGCTTGGTACAATTGGAAATTCACCGCTTGAAAAAATAAAAGATTAG
- a CDS encoding Na+/H+ antiporter NhaC family protein, whose protein sequence is MELGILSLVPATVAIILAFVTRNTVFSLAVACFVGVLLAGQGLLGFPDLLKEALGTTSFSWILLLELFIGVLIAFFQRTGAIQQFTAVMERKNLSRVKTQLVSWFLGMFVFFSDYFSPLFVGSTMRNLSDKAKISREKLSYIADSTSAPVSVIVPITGWAVFISGLLVGMGSISSPDSAMKVFVQAIPFNFYALLSVLFVGLLAMRVIPDYGPMRKAEERALNEGKVLRDGAEPLMGEELTETPPFKGIKSNIFLNFFLPVLIVISIAVGTFIVLDSAKTMEAFLTASVILGVIMRFQGIPFNEIMKTATAGMKGVLPAIIILAFAYALNKLTEDIGTADYIVSVSGNWLSPSLLPVATFMIAAIIAFATGSSWGTFAIVMPLAVPLAFNYTGDEVTTLVLATIAAVGGGGVFGDHCSPLSDTTVLASTGAASDHMDHVKTQIPYALTVAAVACVFYLLVGVLFA, encoded by the coding sequence ATGGAATTAGGGATATTATCACTTGTACCGGCAACGGTTGCGATTATCTTGGCTTTTGTCACAAGAAATACAGTTTTCTCGCTTGCTGTTGCCTGTTTTGTCGGCGTACTTTTAGCGGGTCAAGGGCTATTGGGATTCCCGGACTTACTGAAAGAAGCATTAGGTACAACGAGTTTTTCGTGGATTTTATTGCTTGAACTTTTTATTGGAGTATTAATTGCTTTCTTTCAAAGAACTGGTGCCATTCAGCAATTTACGGCAGTCATGGAGCGCAAGAATTTAAGCAGGGTCAAGACACAGCTAGTTTCCTGGTTTTTGGGCATGTTCGTGTTCTTCAGCGATTACTTTAGTCCGTTATTTGTCGGATCTACAATGCGAAATTTGTCAGATAAAGCGAAAATATCGAGGGAAAAATTGTCTTATATCGCAGATTCGACTTCGGCACCTGTAAGTGTCATCGTTCCGATCACAGGTTGGGCGGTATTTATTTCAGGCTTATTAGTCGGTATGGGTTCCATATCAAGCCCCGATTCGGCGATGAAAGTATTCGTACAGGCTATACCCTTTAACTTCTATGCTTTATTATCGGTTCTCTTTGTCGGTCTACTTGCAATGCGGGTTATCCCCGATTATGGCCCGATGAGAAAAGCAGAAGAACGGGCACTAAATGAAGGAAAGGTGTTGCGTGACGGAGCTGAACCGTTAATGGGGGAAGAATTGACTGAAACACCGCCATTTAAGGGAATAAAATCTAATATCTTTTTAAACTTTTTCCTGCCTGTCTTGATTGTGATATCCATCGCGGTAGGGACATTCATCGTATTGGACTCAGCAAAAACAATGGAAGCATTTTTGACAGCGTCTGTTATTTTAGGTGTTATCATGCGTTTCCAGGGTATTCCATTTAATGAAATTATGAAAACAGCCACTGCCGGGATGAAAGGTGTATTGCCTGCAATCATCATCTTAGCGTTTGCTTATGCGTTGAACAAATTGACAGAAGACATAGGGACAGCCGATTACATTGTTTCCGTCAGCGGAAATTGGTTGAGCCCAAGCCTGCTGCCGGTTGCCACCTTCATGATTGCCGCAATCATCGCTTTTGCGACAGGTTCCTCCTGGGGTACTTTTGCAATCGTCATGCCTTTAGCCGTCCCGCTTGCTTTTAACTATACAGGTGATGAGGTAACGACACTTGTTTTGGCTACAATAGCAGCTGTTGGAGGCGGAGGTGTTTTTGGGGACCATTGTTCACCTTTGTCAGATACGACCGTTCTAGCCTCTACAGGAGCTGCCTCCGATCACATGGATCATGTCAAAACACAGATTCCATATGCCTTGACAGTAGCTGCGGTTGCATGTGTTTTTTATTTGCTCGTAGGGGTTCTTTTTGCCTAG
- a CDS encoding spore germination protein: MRRIKKSFKNRRSQSLPTQNDQIKNKEQFSENLKENIQIVKEALGNSDDIIIREISIGKESSIKAGIIYTEGLVDTPSIQNFILESLMVDIQDSGLDKSITNKKDLLQLMKDSVLAVGELKDITDYNTLFTSLLTGNVILLLDGYTQGFAISMKGGKDRGVPEATTESTVRGPKEAFSESLRTNTALLRRKVNDRNLWLETKKIGTVTKTDVSIAYIKNIANDKVVEEVRRRLDRIEIDGILETGYIEELIQDETYTPFPTIFTTERPDVTVANLLEGRIAIFVDGTPHSLIAPSLFVQFFQTADDYYQRADIVTLLRILRFIGFFIALLGPSLYIAITTFHQEMLPTPLLINLAAQREGVPFPAFIEALIMEVTFEILREAGVRMPRTIGQAVSIVGTLVIGTAAVDAGIVSAAMVIVVAITAISSFIVSSFNLSISVRMLRFIFMGLAASFGLFGMIVGLIALTLHLCSLRSFGVPYMSPLAPFNIEGQKDVFIRFPHWGLFSRPRLISQKNLKREDNPSPKPESRKRK, translated from the coding sequence ATGAGACGTATAAAAAAATCGTTTAAAAATCGACGGAGTCAATCCTTGCCTACACAAAACGATCAAATTAAAAATAAAGAACAGTTTAGTGAGAATCTTAAAGAAAATATACAAATAGTAAAAGAAGCACTTGGTAACAGCGATGATATCATCATCCGGGAAATTAGCATAGGAAAAGAAAGCAGCATAAAAGCAGGGATCATTTATACTGAGGGCTTGGTTGATACACCCTCCATTCAAAATTTCATTCTGGAATCCTTAATGGTGGATATACAGGATTCGGGTCTAGACAAGAGTATCACTAACAAAAAAGACCTGCTGCAGCTGATGAAAGATTCTGTTTTAGCAGTCGGAGAATTAAAAGATATAACCGATTACAACACTCTCTTCACCTCTCTGTTAACAGGTAATGTGATACTTTTGCTTGACGGTTATACACAAGGCTTTGCGATTAGCATGAAGGGTGGAAAAGACCGCGGTGTGCCAGAAGCAACAACTGAAAGTACGGTACGTGGTCCAAAGGAAGCTTTTTCAGAAAGCTTACGTACCAATACAGCACTGTTAAGACGCAAAGTCAACGATCGCAACCTTTGGTTAGAAACGAAAAAGATTGGAACGGTTACGAAAACAGACGTTTCAATTGCCTATATAAAAAACATTGCCAATGACAAGGTGGTAGAAGAAGTTCGTCGGCGACTTGATAGAATTGAAATCGATGGTATTCTGGAAACCGGCTATATTGAAGAGTTGATTCAAGATGAGACATATACACCTTTCCCTACTATTTTCACTACAGAGCGCCCTGATGTCACAGTTGCCAATCTCTTAGAGGGACGTATCGCTATTTTTGTTGATGGAACCCCTCATTCTCTAATCGCTCCGTCATTGTTCGTTCAATTTTTCCAAACAGCAGATGATTATTATCAACGAGCAGATATTGTTACACTGCTCCGTATTCTTCGGTTCATTGGATTTTTCATAGCGCTCCTTGGTCCATCCTTATACATCGCGATTACGACGTTTCATCAGGAAATGCTGCCGACACCGTTGCTCATTAACCTGGCTGCTCAACGGGAAGGAGTACCATTTCCTGCCTTCATTGAAGCACTTATAATGGAAGTCACATTTGAAATATTGAGGGAGGCCGGAGTTCGAATGCCGAGGACGATCGGTCAGGCGGTTTCAATTGTCGGGACACTCGTCATTGGAACAGCGGCTGTCGATGCCGGCATTGTTTCCGCAGCAATGGTTATTGTTGTAGCGATCACCGCGATTTCAAGCTTTATTGTCAGTTCGTTCAATCTTTCTATTTCCGTAAGGATGTTGCGTTTTATTTTTATGGGACTTGCTGCCTCGTTTGGTTTATTCGGGATGATAGTCGGCTTGATCGCCCTTACTCTTCATTTATGCAGTTTGCGTTCATTCGGCGTACCTTATATGTCACCACTTGCTCCTTTCAATATTGAAGGGCAAAAGGATGTGTTTATCCGGTTTCCACACTGGGGTTTATTTTCGCGTCCACGTCTGATCAGCCAGAAAAATTTAAAGCGGGAAGATAATCCGTCACCAAAGCCGGAGTCCCGGAAACGAAAATAG